A genomic stretch from Mycobacteriales bacterium includes:
- a CDS encoding DUF1360 domain-containing protein, giving the protein MSTTAEALDRGVRAEARYGRPLPELAGYAGAVAVYLTGMGAAIWRLNAKRKLPDRFGAGDLALLALATHKLSRTVSRDAVTSPFRAPFARFEGSASPGEVEEEVAGSGARHAIGELITCPFCMDQWIASGFVIGLAAAPRFTRFVASVFAVRAGADLLQFGYAAANQAAE; this is encoded by the coding sequence ATGTCGACGACAGCTGAGGCACTCGATCGCGGCGTGCGGGCCGAGGCGAGGTACGGGCGGCCACTGCCCGAGCTCGCCGGGTACGCCGGCGCGGTCGCGGTCTATCTCACCGGGATGGGCGCGGCGATCTGGCGGCTGAACGCCAAGCGCAAGCTGCCCGACCGGTTCGGGGCGGGTGACTTGGCCCTGCTGGCGCTGGCCACCCACAAGCTGAGCAGGACCGTCAGCCGGGACGCCGTGACCAGTCCGTTCCGGGCGCCGTTCGCCCGCTTCGAAGGCTCCGCATCCCCGGGTGAGGTCGAGGAAGAAGTGGCGGGAAGCGGTGCGCGTCACGCCATCGGGGAGCTCATCACCTGCCCGTTCTGCATGGACCAGTGGATCGCGTCGGGCTTCGTCATCGGCCTCGCCGCGGCGCCTCGGTTCACCCGGTTCGTCGCGAGCGTGTTCGCGGTTCGGGCCGGCGCCGACCTGCTCCAGTTCGGCTACGCCGCGGCCAACCAGGCCGCCGAGTAG
- a CDS encoding response regulator has product MTTSVLVVDDEAGMRETLVDILTTAGYVVTPAEDGAAALELARSEPYDVIIMDIRMPAMTGVEVLASLDHPPPQIVLMTGYALEEQLSQARENNAFAIMQKPFQVPYLLRIVAEAARSAA; this is encoded by the coding sequence ATGACCACGTCGGTCTTGGTCGTCGACGACGAGGCCGGCATGCGCGAGACGCTCGTCGACATCCTCACGACGGCCGGCTATGTCGTCACGCCGGCCGAGGACGGCGCGGCCGCGCTCGAGCTGGCCCGCAGCGAGCCCTACGACGTCATCATCATGGACATCCGGATGCCTGCGATGACCGGGGTGGAGGTGCTCGCCTCGCTCGACCACCCGCCGCCGCAGATCGTGCTGATGACCGGCTACGCCTTGGAGGAGCAGCTCAGCCAGGCGCGCGAGAACAACGCGTTCGCGATCATGCAGAAGCCGTTCCAGGTCCCGTACCTGCTGCGGATCGTCGCCGAGGCGGCCAGGAGCGCCGCCTGA
- a CDS encoding EAL domain-containing protein, with amino-acid sequence MNEDVGTRGVQVLVVDDDQAMAGTIVEILTTRGLSAVGVTSAGAAIVRERELHPSVVICDQRLPDMTGLELCAAIRAFDADVSLIMLTGYASLDTAIAAVGQIDQYLTKPVPVEALVESVQAGVARTDQRVRERIAAEEMRIQLETELRRQASHDALTGLANRSLFAERAQHALERRSLTELVVCFFDLDDFKDVNDSFGHGAGDELLRVIGGRLRDCVRPADTVARFGGDEFAVLLEDTQLTEALDVVDRLYAAVSYPLRLGDEEVLVHLSVGMTTLGGRSVTSEELLAEADAAMYAAKARGKNRYEIFEPSMRTASELRSQLRVELGDALANHEFVLYYQPLVDFVSGEWKGIEALARWPHPDHGLLEPADFVDIAEAKGLIVELDRWALSAACAAIARAPELTVTVNVSGRSVRNHDFGEMVQAALRDSGVDGSRLVIDIADLARDPERARAQIRSVQALGVAVSLDEFTGDIPSLRRLRTLDLSYLKIDHQLVSDLISGKGAATIAGALIDIAHELGMRAVAMGVETEEQKAMLTALDCDLGQGYLWARPAPIEELATHLAVHRGAVSR; translated from the coding sequence ATGAACGAGGACGTCGGCACCCGCGGGGTGCAGGTCCTGGTGGTCGACGACGACCAGGCGATGGCCGGAACCATCGTCGAGATCCTGACCACCCGGGGCCTCAGCGCCGTAGGTGTGACCAGCGCCGGCGCCGCGATCGTGCGGGAACGGGAGCTGCACCCATCGGTCGTGATCTGCGACCAGCGGCTGCCGGACATGACCGGACTCGAGCTGTGCGCGGCGATTCGAGCCTTCGACGCCGACGTCTCACTGATCATGCTGACCGGCTACGCGTCGCTGGACACCGCGATCGCGGCGGTCGGCCAGATTGACCAGTACCTGACCAAACCGGTCCCGGTCGAGGCCCTGGTGGAGTCCGTGCAGGCAGGCGTCGCGCGCACCGATCAGCGGGTGCGCGAGCGCATCGCGGCGGAGGAGATGCGCATCCAGCTCGAGACCGAGCTGCGCCGCCAGGCCTCGCACGACGCGCTGACGGGCCTGGCGAACCGGTCGCTGTTCGCCGAGCGCGCCCAGCACGCCCTCGAACGACGCTCGCTGACCGAGCTGGTCGTCTGCTTCTTCGACCTCGACGACTTCAAGGACGTCAACGACAGTTTCGGGCACGGCGCGGGCGACGAGCTGCTGCGGGTCATCGGCGGCCGGCTGCGCGACTGCGTGCGCCCGGCGGACACGGTCGCTCGCTTCGGCGGCGACGAGTTCGCGGTCCTGCTCGAGGACACTCAGCTCACCGAGGCACTCGACGTCGTCGATCGCCTGTACGCCGCGGTCAGCTACCCGCTGCGGCTCGGCGACGAGGAGGTGCTGGTCCATCTCAGCGTCGGGATGACGACGCTCGGCGGGCGCAGCGTCACGTCGGAGGAGCTGCTCGCCGAGGCGGACGCGGCGATGTACGCCGCCAAGGCTCGCGGCAAGAACCGCTACGAGATCTTCGAGCCGTCGATGCGTACGGCGAGCGAGCTCCGTTCCCAGCTACGGGTCGAGCTCGGTGACGCCCTCGCCAACCACGAGTTCGTCCTGTACTACCAGCCGCTGGTCGACTTCGTCTCCGGGGAGTGGAAAGGGATCGAGGCGCTGGCCCGCTGGCCGCATCCCGACCACGGCCTGCTCGAGCCGGCGGACTTCGTCGACATCGCGGAAGCCAAGGGCCTGATCGTCGAGCTCGACCGCTGGGCGCTCTCCGCAGCATGCGCGGCGATCGCGCGAGCGCCGGAGCTCACGGTCACCGTCAACGTGTCCGGGCGAAGCGTGCGCAACCACGACTTCGGCGAGATGGTGCAGGCGGCCCTGCGCGACAGCGGTGTCGACGGCTCCCGACTGGTCATCGACATCGCGGACCTGGCTCGCGACCCGGAGCGCGCTCGCGCGCAGATCCGCTCCGTGCAGGCGCTCGGCGTCGCCGTGTCCCTCGACGAGTTCACCGGCGACATCCCGTCCTTGCGCCGGCTGCGCACGCTCGACCTGAGCTACCTCAAGATCGACCACCAACTGGTGTCGGACCTGATCAGCGGCAAGGGCGCCGCCACGATCGCGGGCGCCTTGATCGACATCGCGCACGAGCTGGGCATGCGTGCGGTCGCGATGGGCGTGGAGACCGAGGAGCAGAAGGCCATGCTCACCGCCCTCGACTGCGACCTCGGTCAGGGCTACCTGTGGGCGCGCCCGGCGCCGATCGAGGAACTCGCGACGCACCTTGCCGTGCATCGCGGTGCGGTCAGCCGCTGA
- a CDS encoding ATP-binding protein, whose protein sequence is MTVRGVRLPTLAVVATLIAATGGTTWAAHRANRNEEHRLLAERASEIALILTSDFAGLQTQISTVAAETALNGADRAAFRSASNALAPASGGFTTTTALARVSGPAEQVHYLATTGSFDQVPAAPLAALMRRTEEAGTAGATSVVLGEGVHRVLGLAHAVGVHGLVVYEQLPLDLEAAASATTTSAPFHELNVALYGEPTRDPDALILSTNGAPPTGDDVATATAPFGADTWLVATRATSSLTGSLAANDYLLVFGVGALLTVLLGFLVETLLRRRDYAMALVAERTEELQASVRELEEAQGKLVQATRLAAIGQLASAIGHELRNPLGVITNAHYLLRSAVERPDGTADALRHLNTAEREVGAATLIVSDLLDYARARAPVTAPVDLPDLIDEVQSVMPAPPEVTVHRDDAADLPMVPADRDQLRQVLLNLLSNAYEAMPDGGEVTISTSATEGRVRISVADTGMGMDDEVRQQIFEPFFTQKARGIGLGLSVTKRIVDTHHGTITIVSAAGRGTTFTVELPAVEAEGVT, encoded by the coding sequence GTGACGGTGCGCGGTGTCCGCCTGCCCACCCTTGCCGTCGTCGCGACGCTGATCGCGGCCACCGGCGGTACGACGTGGGCCGCCCATCGCGCCAATCGCAACGAAGAGCACCGGTTGCTCGCCGAGCGTGCCTCCGAGATCGCGCTGATCCTCACCTCTGACTTCGCCGGGCTGCAGACCCAGATCTCGACGGTCGCGGCCGAGACGGCGCTCAACGGCGCGGATCGGGCAGCTTTCCGCAGCGCGTCGAACGCGCTGGCCCCCGCTTCCGGGGGGTTCACCACGACCACCGCGCTGGCGCGGGTCAGCGGGCCGGCCGAGCAGGTCCACTACCTCGCGACGACCGGGTCGTTCGACCAGGTGCCCGCCGCACCCCTCGCCGCGCTGATGCGGCGTACCGAGGAGGCCGGAACGGCGGGTGCGACCTCCGTCGTGCTCGGCGAAGGGGTTCATCGGGTGCTCGGTCTCGCGCACGCCGTCGGGGTCCACGGCCTCGTGGTCTACGAGCAGCTGCCGCTGGATCTGGAGGCGGCGGCGTCGGCGACGACGACGAGCGCGCCGTTCCACGAGCTGAACGTCGCGTTGTACGGCGAGCCGACCCGTGATCCCGACGCGTTGATCCTGAGCACCAACGGCGCGCCGCCCACCGGCGACGACGTCGCGACCGCAACGGCCCCGTTCGGTGCGGACACCTGGCTGGTGGCCACGCGCGCGACGAGCTCGCTCACCGGCTCGCTGGCGGCGAACGACTATCTGCTCGTCTTCGGCGTCGGGGCGCTGTTGACCGTGCTGCTCGGGTTCCTCGTCGAGACGCTGCTGCGCCGTCGCGACTACGCCATGGCGCTGGTCGCGGAGCGGACCGAGGAGCTGCAGGCATCGGTGCGTGAGCTCGAGGAGGCGCAAGGCAAGCTGGTGCAAGCGACACGGCTCGCCGCGATCGGCCAGCTCGCGTCAGCGATCGGGCACGAGCTGCGCAACCCGCTCGGGGTGATCACCAACGCGCACTATCTGCTGCGGTCGGCGGTCGAGCGCCCCGACGGCACCGCCGACGCGCTGCGGCACCTCAACACCGCCGAGCGAGAGGTCGGCGCCGCCACGCTGATCGTCTCGGATCTGCTCGACTACGCGCGAGCCAGAGCACCCGTCACCGCGCCGGTCGACCTCCCCGACCTGATCGACGAAGTGCAGTCGGTGATGCCGGCGCCGCCGGAGGTCACGGTCCACCGCGACGACGCCGCGGACCTCCCGATGGTGCCCGCCGACCGCGACCAGCTCCGGCAGGTCCTGCTCAACCTGCTGTCCAACGCCTATGAAGCGATGCCTGACGGGGGAGAGGTCACGATCAGCACATCAGCGACCGAAGGCCGGGTTCGGATCTCCGTCGCCGACACCGGAATGGGGATGGACGACGAGGTTCGCCAGCAGATCTTCGAGCCGTTCTTCACCCAGAAGGCCCGGGGAATCGGGCTGGGCTTGTCGGTGACCAAGCGAATCGTCGACACTCATCACGGCACGATCACGATTGTCAGTGCCGCCGGGCGGGGTACGACGTTCACCGTGGAGCTCCCCGCGGTCGAGGCGGAGGGGGTGACATGA
- a CDS encoding CBS domain-containing protein, translating to MTTAREVMTPGTAYLKDDATVAEAARQLADATDGAVPVCDSEGHLRGMVTDRDLVAEVAAAGKLSGETRLIDLVRGEVVTVNADDEVEDAVATMRKHKVGRLPVVDGEKLVGMLSRADLPGGSVQ from the coding sequence GTGACGACCGCGCGTGAGGTGATGACGCCGGGCACGGCGTACCTGAAGGACGACGCGACAGTCGCCGAGGCGGCCCGCCAGCTCGCCGACGCCACCGACGGCGCGGTGCCGGTGTGCGACTCCGAAGGCCACCTGCGAGGCATGGTGACCGATCGCGACCTCGTCGCCGAGGTGGCCGCCGCCGGGAAGCTCTCGGGGGAGACCCGGTTGATCGACCTGGTTCGCGGCGAAGTGGTGACGGTCAACGCCGACGACGAGGTCGAGGACGCGGTTGCCACCATGCGCAAGCACAAGGTGGGGCGGCTTCCGGTGGTGGACGGCGAGAAGCTCGTCGGCATGCTGAGCCGGGCCGATCTCCCGGGCGGGTCGGTGCAGTGA
- a CDS encoding DUF5709 domain-containing protein, with protein sequence MSTASGYPEPDPGSALEDEGIPDQSDALPGKVITGDAQEDLAAPGDAPIAAEDFGMTAEEERAGEPLDGRLARELPDVSQHSGAADGQPYPEDPEERAGRLTAPSDDGKDQDLWGEDVGADRGGFAPEERAMHVDDS encoded by the coding sequence ATGAGCACGGCGAGCGGCTACCCCGAACCGGACCCGGGCTCCGCGCTCGAAGACGAGGGCATCCCCGACCAGTCGGACGCGTTGCCCGGCAAGGTGATCACCGGTGACGCGCAAGAGGACCTCGCGGCGCCCGGGGACGCTCCGATCGCCGCCGAGGACTTCGGGATGACCGCGGAGGAAGAACGTGCCGGCGAGCCGCTCGACGGCCGGCTCGCCCGTGAGCTGCCCGACGTGTCGCAGCACAGCGGTGCGGCCGACGGCCAGCCCTATCCCGAGGATCCCGAGGAGCGGGCCGGTCGGCTCACCGCGCCTTCCGATGACGGCAAGGACCAAGATCTGTGGGGTGAAGACGTCGGCGCCGACCGCGGCGGCTTCGCTCCCGAGGAACGGGCGATGCATGTCGACGACAGCTGA
- a CDS encoding S53 family peptidase, with protein MQRWTIGARLAVATTIVAATGAAITPGLAHASGPATGVTVFLKAPNTAALQRLADATGLTHAQRVRALTALLPTAAERAQAIAALRDAGLTVTGQSAWSVSASAPSSEVTAAFGAHPIAHAHPTAAEEAAATGPYLSMPAALQNVATAAFPTTAGPAAYHPADDSCDNCLGGADFRNAYTAPDVTPSSGLDSAATLTIATIQLAGWNPGDLTNWANTPGNVVGPTYNAAQDLTMVPVDQASVPTPQKGDTSDEEVDLDQEALYGTDPYAHQRPYFAPNTNAGIADAYSQIVDDVLQDNHAYQGGDPHIVAVSSSWGICEADNGMQDIRVMEPILESVVAAGVTVFSSSGDNGIYDSSADPDEADCNGLTANVNYPASSPAVVAVGGTNLLPVGTSSPNVGNNWAEQAWTCTSKASCAFGDGSGGGVSDVFTKPAYQNKITNAPFASVRMRMVPDISADADPATGFRIYTTDPTDTANNGPNYFQFGGTSLASPASAALFTDMLAAHGSTSGIGDIHQGLYNAYAANVGAFRDITQGSNGATADAGADPSVNAGVGYDTVTGLGSPLWSAVSSYVFAARPVLPPTSVGSLSLTHPTSASQPNQVTATWTSTKSASGIALAGAAVTIHRDGQSQPVYTNPTAPANGSFAFTGVPGATYQISVISSDVTGAKSKEADSSLSVPIDDTAFKLSGSWRRVRSDDTYAGSMVTSAHKSSYATATAAGATYGLIVPVGPSYGLLRVSWNGFNLLTINEYARTPGTKVVDIFDSGRRQTRTFKFTVLDRTAVASPSTSGNVGIDGLLAIY; from the coding sequence ATGCAGCGATGGACCATTGGCGCGCGGCTCGCGGTCGCCACGACGATCGTTGCGGCCACCGGAGCGGCGATCACTCCCGGCCTTGCTCACGCCAGCGGTCCGGCGACCGGCGTCACCGTCTTCCTCAAGGCCCCCAACACCGCCGCCTTGCAGCGGCTGGCCGACGCCACCGGCCTGACGCACGCGCAGCGCGTCCGGGCGCTCACGGCGCTGCTGCCGACCGCGGCAGAGCGAGCGCAAGCGATCGCCGCGCTGCGTGACGCGGGCCTGACCGTGACCGGCCAGAGCGCCTGGTCCGTGTCGGCTTCCGCCCCCAGCTCCGAAGTCACCGCCGCGTTCGGCGCCCACCCGATTGCCCACGCCCATCCGACGGCCGCCGAGGAAGCCGCCGCAACCGGTCCATACCTGTCGATGCCGGCAGCGCTGCAGAACGTGGCAACGGCGGCCTTCCCGACAACTGCGGGCCCGGCGGCCTACCACCCCGCCGACGACTCGTGCGACAACTGCCTCGGCGGCGCCGACTTCCGCAACGCCTACACCGCCCCTGATGTCACTCCGAGCAGCGGGCTGGACAGCGCCGCGACGCTGACGATCGCGACCATCCAGCTGGCCGGCTGGAACCCGGGCGACCTGACGAACTGGGCCAACACTCCGGGCAACGTCGTGGGCCCGACGTACAACGCTGCGCAGGACCTGACGATGGTTCCGGTCGACCAGGCGAGCGTGCCGACCCCGCAGAAGGGCGACACCTCGGACGAAGAGGTGGACCTGGACCAGGAGGCGCTGTACGGAACCGACCCCTACGCCCACCAGCGCCCGTACTTCGCGCCGAACACCAACGCCGGCATCGCGGACGCCTACTCGCAGATCGTGGACGACGTCCTTCAGGACAACCACGCCTACCAGGGTGGCGACCCCCACATCGTCGCGGTGTCCAGCTCCTGGGGAATCTGCGAGGCCGACAACGGCATGCAGGACATCCGGGTGATGGAGCCGATCCTCGAGTCCGTCGTCGCCGCCGGCGTCACGGTCTTCAGCTCGAGCGGCGACAACGGGATCTACGACAGCTCGGCCGATCCGGACGAAGCCGACTGCAACGGGCTCACCGCGAACGTCAACTACCCGGCGTCGTCACCGGCGGTGGTGGCCGTCGGCGGGACCAACCTGCTTCCGGTGGGCACGAGCTCGCCGAACGTCGGCAACAACTGGGCCGAACAGGCCTGGACGTGCACCAGCAAGGCGTCCTGCGCATTCGGCGACGGCAGCGGCGGCGGCGTCTCTGATGTGTTCACCAAGCCGGCCTACCAGAACAAGATCACCAACGCGCCGTTCGCATCCGTACGAATGCGCATGGTTCCCGACATCAGCGCCGACGCCGATCCGGCAACCGGGTTCCGGATCTACACCACCGACCCGACGGACACCGCCAACAACGGTCCCAACTACTTCCAGTTCGGTGGCACGAGCCTAGCCTCGCCCGCCTCCGCCGCACTGTTCACCGACATGCTGGCCGCGCATGGCTCGACGAGCGGCATCGGCGACATCCACCAGGGTCTCTACAACGCCTACGCCGCGAACGTCGGCGCCTTCCGCGACATCACGCAGGGCTCGAACGGCGCGACCGCGGACGCCGGTGCCGACCCGTCGGTCAACGCGGGCGTCGGGTACGACACCGTCACCGGGCTGGGATCGCCGTTGTGGTCGGCCGTGTCCTCCTACGTGTTCGCGGCCCGGCCGGTCCTGCCGCCGACGTCGGTCGGCAGCCTGTCCCTCACCCACCCGACGAGCGCCTCCCAGCCGAACCAGGTGACCGCCACCTGGACGAGCACGAAGTCGGCAAGCGGGATCGCTTTGGCCGGCGCCGCCGTCACGATCCACCGCGACGGACAGTCGCAGCCGGTCTACACGAACCCGACCGCACCGGCGAACGGCAGCTTCGCGTTCACCGGGGTGCCGGGCGCGACGTACCAGATCTCGGTCATCTCCTCGGACGTCACCGGCGCGAAGTCGAAGGAAGCCGACTCGTCGCTGTCGGTGCCGATCGACGACACCGCGTTCAAGCTCAGCGGCAGCTGGCGCCGCGTGCGCTCCGACGACACGTACGCGGGAAGCATGGTCACCAGCGCGCACAAGAGCTCGTACGCGACAGCGACCGCGGCCGGCGCGACGTACGGCCTGATCGTGCCCGTGGGTCCGAGCTACGGCCTGCTGCGCGTCAGCTGGAACGGTTTCAACCTGCTGACGATCAACGAGTACGCACGTACGCCGGGAACCAAGGTCGTCGACATCTTCGACAGCGGCCGGCGGCAGACGCGGACGTTCAAGTTCACCGTCCTCGACCGGACCGCTGTCGCGAGCCCATCGACGTCAGGCAACGTCGGCATCGACGGCCTCCTGGCGATCTACTAG
- a CDS encoding SDR family oxidoreductase — translation MTDSSQVRRARVAVVTGGSAGVGRATVVELARHGWDVGVIARGTAGLAGAKTDVEALGRRCHTVAADVADLDALERAAADIEQALGPIDLWVNNAFVGALRTFWDTDPQTYRRITEVTYFGQVNGTRVALGLMRPRDRGVIVNVSSALAYRGIPLQSAYCGAKHAIKGFTESVITELMHEKSNVRVCLATLPGLNTPQFDWNDNAMPGHPQPVAPVFQPEVAARAIRFLGEHPRRSMWIGVSSAYTVLGNRIAPAFLDRYLARTGFDGQVTDHGPRRDVNVFTPSDEDEDAGAHGMFDETAHPSDPWSAVSMAVWSLLDRLPFLGGR, via the coding sequence GTGACGGATTCATCGCAGGTACGGCGGGCACGCGTCGCCGTGGTGACGGGCGGCTCCGCGGGCGTGGGCCGGGCAACGGTTGTCGAGCTGGCACGCCACGGTTGGGACGTGGGCGTGATCGCGCGGGGTACGGCGGGGCTAGCCGGCGCCAAGACCGACGTCGAGGCGCTCGGTCGGCGCTGCCACACGGTTGCGGCCGACGTCGCGGACCTCGACGCCCTCGAACGGGCCGCGGCCGACATCGAACAAGCACTCGGACCGATCGACCTGTGGGTGAACAACGCGTTCGTCGGCGCGCTGCGGACGTTCTGGGACACCGATCCGCAGACCTACCGGCGAATCACCGAAGTGACCTACTTCGGCCAGGTCAACGGCACGCGGGTCGCTCTCGGGCTGATGCGGCCCCGGGACCGCGGCGTCATCGTCAACGTCAGCTCTGCCCTGGCCTATCGAGGGATCCCGCTCCAGTCGGCCTACTGCGGGGCCAAGCACGCGATCAAGGGCTTCACCGAGTCGGTGATCACCGAGCTGATGCACGAGAAGAGCAACGTCCGGGTGTGTCTTGCGACGTTGCCGGGTCTGAACACCCCGCAGTTCGACTGGAACGACAACGCGATGCCCGGTCACCCGCAGCCGGTGGCACCGGTCTTCCAGCCCGAGGTCGCCGCCCGCGCGATCCGGTTCCTCGGCGAGCACCCGCGCCGCAGCATGTGGATCGGGGTTTCCTCGGCGTACACCGTTCTGGGCAACCGCATCGCGCCTGCATTCCTCGACCGCTACCTCGCGCGCACCGGCTTCGACGGCCAGGTCACCGACCACGGGCCGCGCCGCGACGTCAACGTGTTCACGCCCAGCGATGAGGACGAGGACGCCGGCGCCCATGGGATGTTCGACGAGACCGCTCATCCGAGCGACCCGTGGTCGGCGGTCTCGATGGCGGTATGGAGCCTGCTGGACCGGCTGCCCTTCCTCGGCGGGCGATGA
- a CDS encoding TIGR03557 family F420-dependent LLM class oxidoreductase encodes MTEFGFFLSSEELSPQRQVELAKTAEDAGFDRIWISDHYHPWTREQGESGFVWSVLGAIAASTDLRMTTAVTCPTDRIHPAVLAQATATIASLAPGRFSFGVGSGERLNEHILGGLWPPAPIRLQRLEEAIGLIRRLWSGETVTHRGEHYTVDAARIFSLPEKEPDILVSGFGPASTALAAKVGDGYINVQPAKELVDQYRAAGGRGITQGGMKFCWAPSEEEAAKTAHRLWGFEAVGGQAAQDLPSWAEFEQLGEAGSPEKTAEAVPCGPDPERAAAAIKQYVDAGFDEVYLSQMGPDQEGGIKFLTEEVLPLLKGTT; translated from the coding sequence ATGACAGAGTTCGGCTTCTTTCTTTCGTCCGAAGAGCTCAGCCCGCAGCGCCAGGTGGAGCTGGCGAAGACCGCTGAGGACGCGGGCTTCGATCGCATCTGGATCTCCGACCACTACCACCCGTGGACTCGCGAGCAGGGCGAGAGCGGCTTCGTGTGGTCCGTGCTCGGCGCGATCGCTGCCAGCACCGACCTGCGGATGACCACCGCCGTCACCTGCCCGACCGACCGGATCCATCCTGCGGTGCTCGCACAGGCCACCGCGACCATCGCCTCGTTGGCACCAGGTCGGTTCAGCTTCGGCGTCGGCTCGGGCGAGCGCCTCAACGAGCACATCCTCGGCGGTCTCTGGCCGCCGGCGCCGATCCGCCTGCAGCGGCTGGAGGAGGCCATCGGCCTGATCCGCCGCCTGTGGAGCGGGGAGACCGTGACCCACCGCGGCGAGCACTACACCGTCGACGCCGCCCGCATCTTCTCGCTGCCGGAGAAGGAGCCCGACATCCTGGTCTCCGGCTTCGGCCCCGCATCGACCGCGCTCGCGGCGAAGGTCGGCGACGGCTATATCAACGTGCAGCCCGCCAAGGAGCTGGTGGACCAGTACCGCGCGGCGGGCGGTCGCGGCATCACGCAAGGCGGCATGAAGTTCTGCTGGGCCCCCTCCGAGGAGGAGGCGGCCAAGACGGCGCACCGGCTGTGGGGCTTCGAGGCGGTCGGCGGCCAGGCCGCGCAGGACCTGCCCTCCTGGGCGGAGTTCGAACAGCTCGGCGAGGCCGGTTCGCCGGAGAAGACCGCCGAGGCGGTGCCGTGCGGCCCCGATCCGGAGCGCGCCGCGGCGGCGATCAAGCAGTACGTCGACGCCGGCTTCGACGAGGTCTACCTCTCCCAGATGGGTCCGGACCAGGAAGGCGGCATCAAGTTCCTCACCGAAGAGGTGCTGCCGCTGCTGAAGGGCACTACGTGA